One part of the Flavobacterium johnsoniae UW101 genome encodes these proteins:
- the fmt gene encoding methionyl-tRNA formyltransferase translates to MEKLRIIFMGTPEFAVGILDTIIKNNYDVVGVITAADKPAGRGQKIKYSAVKEYALANNLTLLQPTNLKDESFLAELKALNANLQIVVAFRMLPKVVWEMPNLGTFNLHASLLPNYRGAAPINWAIINGETKTGVTTFFIDDKIDTGAMILNSEIAIEPAENAGQLHDRLMNLGSTTVIDTLKVIENGNVITTIQEDNNDIKTAYKLNKENCKIDWTKSGDEINNLIRGLSPYPAAWCFLKDKNEELSIKIYEAKLLEEAHSYEAGKLISGKKEIKIAIKNGFIQLLSLQLPGKKRMQVAELLNGITFSDEAKVY, encoded by the coding sequence ATGGAAAAATTACGAATTATTTTTATGGGAACTCCAGAATTTGCTGTCGGCATTTTGGATACCATCATTAAAAACAATTACGATGTTGTGGGCGTTATTACAGCAGCAGATAAACCAGCCGGGCGCGGACAAAAAATAAAATATTCAGCTGTTAAAGAATATGCTTTAGCAAATAATCTTACTTTACTGCAGCCAACAAATTTAAAAGATGAAAGTTTTTTAGCAGAATTAAAAGCACTGAATGCGAATTTACAAATTGTTGTTGCTTTTAGAATGCTGCCAAAAGTAGTTTGGGAAATGCCAAATTTAGGGACTTTTAATCTTCATGCTTCTTTGCTGCCAAATTACCGCGGTGCCGCACCAATTAACTGGGCTATTATTAATGGCGAAACCAAAACCGGCGTTACGACATTTTTTATTGATGATAAAATTGACACCGGAGCAATGATTCTTAATTCAGAAATTGCAATTGAACCAGCAGAAAACGCAGGTCAATTACACGATCGATTAATGAACTTAGGAAGCACAACTGTAATCGATACTTTAAAAGTAATTGAAAACGGAAATGTTATAACAACAATTCAGGAAGATAACAACGATATTAAAACGGCTTATAAACTAAATAAAGAAAACTGCAAAATCGACTGGACAAAATCTGGAGACGAAATCAACAATCTTATTCGCGGCTTAAGTCCTTATCCTGCAGCGTGGTGCTTTTTGAAAGATAAAAATGAAGAATTGAGCATCAAAATATATGAAGCCAAACTGCTCGAAGAAGCCCATTCTTATGAAGCCGGGAAATTAATAAGCGGTAAAAAAGAAATTAAAATTGCAATAAAAAACGGCTTCATACAGTTATTAAGTTTACAATTACCAGGAAAAAAGAGAATGCAGGTGGCAGAATTGTTAAATGGGATAACTTTTTCTGATGAGGCAAAGGTCTATTAA
- a CDS encoding HU family DNA-binding protein gives MNKSELIDAIAADAGITKAAAKLALESFLGNVGTTLKKGGRISLVGFGSWSVSARAARDGRNPQTGKTIKIAAKNVVKFKAGAELEGAVN, from the coding sequence ATGAACAAATCAGAATTAATCGATGCTATCGCTGCTGATGCAGGAATTACAAAAGCTGCGGCAAAATTAGCTTTAGAGTCATTTTTAGGAAATGTAGGAACTACTTTGAAAAAAGGCGGAAGAATTTCATTAGTAGGTTTCGGATCTTGGTCAGTATCTGCGAGAGCTGCTAGAGACGGTAGAAATCCTCAAACAGGAAAAACTATCAAAATTGCTGCAAAAAATGTAGTAAAATTCAAAGCTGGAGCTGAATTAGAAGGTGCAGTGAACTAA
- a CDS encoding YqgE/AlgH family protein, with amino-acid sequence MISEKLKKGHLLIAEPSIIGDLSFNRSVILLADHNKEGSIGFIINKPLKYTINDLIPEIDANFKIYNGGPVEQDNLYFIHNIPDLIPNSVEISNGIYWGGDFESTKDLINDGSINKNNIRFFLGYTGWDENQLENEMQGNSWIIADNNYKNKIIGKSTTHFWKEQIIELGGDYLIWSNAPENPYLN; translated from the coding sequence ATGATTTCAGAAAAATTAAAAAAAGGACACCTGCTTATTGCCGAGCCTTCAATAATTGGAGATTTATCTTTTAACAGATCGGTAATTTTATTAGCAGACCATAATAAGGAAGGATCAATAGGTTTTATCATTAATAAACCTTTAAAATATACTATTAATGATTTAATACCGGAGATTGATGCCAACTTCAAGATATATAACGGAGGCCCAGTTGAACAAGATAATCTGTACTTCATTCATAATATCCCGGATTTAATCCCGAATAGTGTCGAGATTTCAAACGGAATTTATTGGGGCGGAGATTTCGAATCAACCAAAGACTTAATAAACGACGGATCGATCAACAAGAACAATATTCGTTTTTTCTTAGGTTATACCGGTTGGGACGAAAACCAGCTTGAAAATGAAATGCAAGGCAACTCCTGGATTATAGCTGATAATAATTATAAAAATAAAATTATCGGAAAATCTACTACCCATTTTTGGAAAGAGCAGATTATTGAGCTAGGCGGAGATTATCTTATTTGGTCTAACGCACCTGAAAATCCATATCTGAATTAA